From Clostridium sp. SY8519:
AATAATTTGAACGATTAAAACTTAAAACAATTGAAGGAGTTTGTCAACCGGATTTTTCATCTCCCTGCCGTCGTTTCGCTTTTTATGCAATCCGTCATGCCGTTGGTTTTTTGACATCATGTCTCTTCTTCCGCCCTGCTCCCCTTCCGGACACCGCCGAAGGAAATCAGCAGAAGCGCCGCCAGAATCAGCACACAGCCCAGGATACTCAAAAACGATACCTGATCCCGGTACACCAGCATACTGACCACGATACTGGTGACCGGCTCCAGCATATTGATAAAGGAAGCCCGTCCGGCGCCCAGCCGTCCGATCCCCGCAAACAGAAGCATGGCGGAGGCAGACAGCAGGATGCCCACCAGAATGGCCAGACTCCAGTGCACGGCCGTTTTCGGATAGCTGTATTCTCCCCGGATGGCTGAGACGGCCAGGGCAGCCAGGGTCACAAAGAGATTGTAGTAAGCCGCGCGGACCATCGGCGACAGCCGGGCCGTCCGGCTCTTTTCATTGGCGATCATATAAAACGCATAGGCAAAGGAAGTGACCAGCGCCACCAGGATGCCGATTTTCCGGCCGCTGAACCGTCCGCCGGAAATCAGAAAAAGGCCCAGGACCGACAGAAGAACCGCCCCGGCTTTCCAGCCGGTCATCTTTTCCCGGAACACAACGGTCATAACCAGGCACACCAGAGCCGGATAAAAAAAGTGGATCATCGTGGTGAATCCCACCGGAATCATGGTATATGCCACATTCAGCAGGTAATCCGTCAGAAACAGTCCCAGAATGCCGACGGCCGCCAGCTGCAGAAGCGTCCGGCGGTCCACCCGGAAGGACTCCTTCCGAACAGTTCCCAGCAGCGCGGCAAAGGCCCCGGCGCTGGCATTGCAGATCACCACCAGTGACAGCGGCGAGACGCCGGAAAGTAAAATTCCTTTCTGCACCGAAGGATAAATTCCCAGAATCACCGATGCAATCGCTACAAGTAAAAATCCCATGTTCATTCCCCCTTGTTCGGTTGGAATCTCCCGGGGACAGTTTCCGGGAGATCCTGCGTAACTGTCTGCTGTTATTCTATCGGAAAAATCTGCTGAAAAAAAGCCAGGCAAGATATTCATCTTGTCTGGCTCCTTTACGGTCCCATTCCGGCTGCAGCCCCTGCTGCGCCTTGCACGGCACTCTTTTGCAAATGCCCTCCGATGTGCGGCAGCGCTGCGCTGCCGGCTGTGGTCCACATTCTATCAGGCAGTTTTTCTTTTGTCAATCATCTGCCGGTCTCCCGCCGGGTCCGAATCAAAAATTATCTTTATTTTCCGCGTATACTTCCGGCAGAATGGCGGCGAGGTTTGTGAATTCCTTGATATTATGGCCGAAGAGTCCCTGCGGAACAAAGGGCGGCACCGCTGCGCCTTCCGGAAGTGTCCGTACCGGTTTTCCCTCTGCCAGGCCGTATCCGATCCAAAATCTGGAGCAGAACATAACACCGTCCTGATAAGGATACCACTTGTGGGTCATGGCAGCAGCCACTTCGCTTTTGCCCACAGCGCAGACCAGGGAAGCACACTTGTCTGTGCCGATGATGGATTCATCATATCCGAAATCCGCCGGGCGCATGAACTGAAGAGCCAGGGCATCCGGACCGTTGCCTGCGTCTTCCATAATCATATGGGTCACGCCCCAGGTCTTCTCCCGGTTGGGAACCGCAGGATCAATGACGTAATCCACTTTATCTGCCTTGGCAAACCAGTGGTCTTCCGGATCCCAGATTTTGTAACGCAGGTCAGAGCCTACACTGTGCCACGGGAACCACCAGTCCAGCATTTCCACCGTTACCCCTGGCATATAGGTCTCGTTGCACACGAAGCCCGTGCCGTCGGGATTTACCCCGTATCCCAGCTGGCAGAAATTCTCGTCTTCTCCCTTCAGGAACAGGTTTTTATCATCAAAAGAAACACTCTGTCTGGCCGGCTGTCCGTCACGAATCGCGATTTTCTTCTCCGGAATCGGCGCCAGGTCCCGCTCATAAAATTTAAAATAGGATAAGGTCTGTTCTTCTTTGGTTACACCGATTTTTTTACCCATTTGCTGATCCTCCTTATGCATGGATGCGCTGCTCTGCGTTTGCTGTCCTCATTATAACAGAATCTCAGGGCGGCTGCTATCCGCATACGGACGGAAGGCTACTCTGTTTTTATCGTTTGCTACAGCGTTTTATCTGTACCGCTGTCCGCCCCGGCCGGTTTGCAGGATCTGCCCAGTTCTTTCAGCATCTCCCGGTCACTGCGGATTGTGGAGCCGCTTGTGGTCAGCATATTTCCGGTAATCGTCGCGCTGACGCCGCAGGCAAAGGCGTCCCTGCCGTCCGCCGGCATTAAGCTGCGTCCCCCTGCCATGCGGATCTGCGCCTCCGGGTTGATCAGGCGGAAGACCGCCATACAGCGGTGGATTTCCTTCTCTTCCAAGGGGCTGCGGTCTGCCAGCGGCGTTCCCGGGATCGGCATCAGAATGTTGATCGGAATGGAGCCCACACCCAGTTCCTGCAGCTCCAGCGCCATGTCAATCCGGTCTTCCCAGGTTTCTCCCATACCCATGATGCCGCCGGAGCACACTTCCATCCCCGCAGCCCGGGCGCGTCTGATCGCCGCCACTTTATCCTCATAGGTATGGGTGGTGCATATCTCAGGGAAAAACCGACGGGAAGTCTCCAGATTTTCATGATACCGGGTAACCCCTGCCTCCCTCAGTCTGGCGAACTGCTCATCGGTCAGAAGGCCGAAGGACGCGCACAGATCGATGGCGCAGCGTTCCTTCATTTCCGCGAAAGCCTCTGCCGCGTGTTCAAAATCATCGCCGCTCAGCGCCCGCCCGGAAGTTACGATGGCAAACCGGTCCACGCCGCCCGCCGCGTTTTCCATACAGGCCGCCAGCAGCCGCTCCCGGTCCATCAGGTCATAGACTTCACAGTCTGCTCCGTGGTGCGCGGACTGGGCGCAGAATTTGCAGTCTTCTCCGCAGTGTCCGCTTCTGCCGTTTACAATGCTGCACAGCTCCACCCGGTCTCCGCACAGCGCGCGGCGTACGGCATCCGCAGCTTCACACAATTCCTCCAGATCACAGGTAACCAGAAAAGACAGGTCTTCTCCCCGCCTGAGTCTGCGTCCCGCGATGATTTCTTCCGCAATGGTTCCGATCTCCATGATAGTTTCTGATGGCCCGGAAACAGGCGCTCTGTCCCGGACCGGCTCCTTTCTGACGTAATATGCCCTTACTATACGTCAGCAGGCGCTGATTGTCAACTTTTATTGCAATTTAGTTTACATTTCAGGACGCCGGTTTCTGATGCTCCCGCAGCCAGCGGATTTCCTCCTCATATCCGGCCAGGTCATTGGGGGTCTCCAGATAGAACGGCAGATTCCTGAGGGCCGGATGGCTGATGATCCTGACGCAGGCTGCGGCGCCAATGGTTCCCTGGCCGATTTTTTCATGCCGGTCCTTATGGGAGCCCAGCGGGTTTTTGCTGTCATTTAAATGAACGGCTTTCAGCCGTTCCAGCCCGATGACCGCATCGAATTCCCGCAGCACGGCATCCAGATTTTCTGTAATGTCATAGCCTCCGTCGAACACATGGCAGGTATCCAGGCAGACGCCCAGGTGGCTGCTTAATTCCACCCCGTCCAGAATCCGCCGCAGTTCTTCAAAGCTGCGCCCGATTTCCGTGCCTTTTCCCGCCATGGTTTCCAGCAAAACCGTGGTGGTCTGTTCCGGGGCAAGCACTTCATTCAGCATCTCTGTGATATACGCGATGCCCATGTCCACGCCCTGGCGCACATGGCTGCCCGGATGAAAATTATAGCAGCTGCCGGGAATATGCTGCAGCCGGGCCAGATCATCCGCCATGGTTTCCCGGGCAAAGGCCCGGACCCGCGGATCCGCGGAACACCCGTTTAAGGTGTAGGGCGCGTGGGCCAGCGGGGTGTGGATTCCGTTTTCCCGGGCAAAATTTACAAACGCTTCCGCGTCTTTTTCATCCAGGGGCTTTGCCCTTCCGCCCCGGGGATTCCTGGTAAAATACTGAAATGTACTGGCCCCGATGGACAGGGCGGTTTGTCCCATGGCCAGATAGCCTTTGGATGAGGATAAGTGGCATCCGATGGTAAGCATTGCGGTGTTCCCTTTCTTTTTACTGTTTTCCACGGCTGTTTAATCTGCGGTTGTTGGAACAGCAGTCCATTTTCCCGCTGCCGAATTCCTTCTGATTCTCCCGGGCCATATGATCCAGGGTTTCCTTCAGTTTTTCCTTCAGTGTCTTTTTTTCTGTCTTATCTTTCATAGTGTTTCCTTCTTAAAACATACTTAACTGCTATGTTATTATACCACACCGGAAGCCTTTCCCTTGTTTTTCCTGGAGTTCCGGATAATTGACAACTGCAGCTGTCTTCGCTAGTATGACAGTAAACGGCTGCCCGCGGCAGCACATACC
This genomic window contains:
- a CDS encoding DMT family transporter, giving the protein MGFLLVAIASVILGIYPSVQKGILLSGVSPLSLVVICNASAGAFAALLGTVRKESFRVDRRTLLQLAAVGILGLFLTDYLLNVAYTMIPVGFTTMIHFFYPALVCLVMTVVFREKMTGWKAGAVLLSVLGLFLISGGRFSGRKIGILVALVTSFAYAFYMIANEKSRTARLSPMVRAAYYNLFVTLAALAVSAIRGEYSYPKTAVHWSLAILVGILLSASAMLLFAGIGRLGAGRASFINMLEPVTSIVVSMLVYRDQVSFLSILGCVLILAALLLISFGGVRKGSRAEEET
- the bioB gene encoding biotin synthase BioB yields the protein MGTIAEEIIAGRRLRRGEDLSFLVTCDLEELCEAADAVRRALCGDRVELCSIVNGRSGHCGEDCKFCAQSAHHGADCEVYDLMDRERLLAACMENAAGGVDRFAIVTSGRALSGDDFEHAAEAFAEMKERCAIDLCASFGLLTDEQFARLREAGVTRYHENLETSRRFFPEICTTHTYEDKVAAIRRARAAGMEVCSGGIMGMGETWEDRIDMALELQELGVGSIPINILMPIPGTPLADRSPLEEKEIHRCMAVFRLINPEAQIRMAGGRSLMPADGRDAFACGVSATITGNMLTTSGSTIRSDREMLKELGRSCKPAGADSGTDKTL
- a CDS encoding deoxyribonuclease IV yields the protein MLTIGCHLSSSKGYLAMGQTALSIGASTFQYFTRNPRGGRAKPLDEKDAEAFVNFARENGIHTPLAHAPYTLNGCSADPRVRAFARETMADDLARLQHIPGSCYNFHPGSHVRQGVDMGIAYITEMLNEVLAPEQTTTVLLETMAGKGTEIGRSFEELRRILDGVELSSHLGVCLDTCHVFDGGYDITENLDAVLREFDAVIGLERLKAVHLNDSKNPLGSHKDRHEKIGQGTIGAAACVRIISHPALRNLPFYLETPNDLAGYEEEIRWLREHQKPAS
- a CDS encoding LDCC motif putative metal-binding protein, coding for MKDKTEKKTLKEKLKETLDHMARENQKEFGSGKMDCCSNNRRLNSRGKQ